In Anaerolineales bacterium, the following proteins share a genomic window:
- the glmS gene encoding glutamine--fructose-6-phosphate transaminase (isomerizing) has product MCGIFGYVTNKEESLGPILIEAAERLTYRGYDSVGAATLNNGKIDLRKDVGKVDSVAAKYNIAEMRGSRGITQLRWATFGEPSQINAQPHIDSDGDMVGAHNGNVVNNVELREQFMAEGMTVRSQNDGETCVHAVERYINRGYEFIDAIRLAYGDLEGDYAFVIGRANDDKLYAFKKGSGMVVGIGEGFTCVSSDLPSILPLTREIIRPQDGEIVTLWADKVEVRSVKDGREIVRMPETVTETMDAVQKGGYPHFMLKEIHEQSQVARELSHVLNGNREVESLVEKMKHARHLYFIGCGTSFHAASVGAVYFAQLAGRATIPVLAPQFIAQYAPTATHDDVGIFVSQSGETKDVLNALEVAEARGMACFGLANVVGSTLTKAASFSLPLCCGYEISVPATKTFTNQVVTFLYLAYKMANKDVRELDAIPDLMDKTLEMVEPQIKEIAKSINEWNDLYCLGYGATYAIALEGALKLKEITYAHCEGMLSTEFKHGPLSAVSKGFPIIFVAGPNDVPLIISGINEVKVRGARTIVIAEEDPRLRANADNVIALPKSNPQISALLGVLPLQLLSYHMSVMRGFDPDFPRNLSKTLTVD; this is encoded by the coding sequence ATGTGCGGAATTTTCGGATATGTAACCAATAAAGAAGAATCTCTCGGACCGATCCTGATCGAAGCGGCGGAGCGGCTCACCTATCGCGGCTATGACTCGGTCGGCGCGGCGACGTTGAACAACGGGAAGATCGATCTGCGGAAGGATGTGGGCAAGGTGGATTCGGTCGCGGCGAAATACAACATCGCCGAGATGCGCGGCTCGCGGGGAATCACGCAGTTGCGCTGGGCGACGTTTGGCGAGCCTTCACAGATCAACGCGCAACCGCACATTGACTCAGACGGCGACATGGTTGGCGCGCACAATGGCAACGTGGTGAACAATGTCGAACTGCGCGAACAGTTCATGGCGGAGGGCATGACCGTCCGTTCGCAGAACGACGGCGAGACGTGCGTTCACGCTGTTGAAAGATATATCAATCGTGGATATGAATTCATTGATGCGATACGACTCGCTTATGGCGATCTCGAAGGCGATTATGCCTTTGTCATCGGGCGCGCAAATGACGATAAACTTTACGCGTTCAAAAAAGGCTCGGGTATGGTGGTGGGAATCGGCGAAGGCTTCACGTGCGTTTCGTCTGACCTGCCTTCGATTTTGCCGTTAACGCGCGAGATCATCCGTCCGCAGGATGGAGAGATCGTCACGTTGTGGGCGGACAAGGTCGAGGTGCGGTCGGTCAAAGATGGCAGAGAAATCGTCCGAATGCCTGAAACAGTTACCGAAACGATGGACGCGGTGCAGAAGGGCGGGTATCCGCATTTTATGTTGAAGGAGATCCACGAGCAGAGTCAAGTCGCCCGTGAGTTATCCCATGTGTTGAACGGAAACCGCGAAGTCGAGTCGCTGGTCGAGAAGATGAAGCATGCGCGTCATCTGTATTTCATCGGGTGTGGAACAAGTTTCCATGCGGCATCAGTTGGAGCAGTGTACTTTGCCCAATTGGCGGGGCGCGCCACGATACCCGTGTTGGCGCCGCAGTTCATCGCGCAATACGCGCCGACGGCGACTCACGATGATGTGGGAATTTTCGTCAGTCAATCGGGCGAGACGAAAGACGTATTGAACGCGTTGGAGGTTGCGGAGGCGCGCGGCATGGCATGTTTTGGATTAGCGAACGTGGTCGGCTCGACATTGACAAAAGCGGCTTCGTTCTCTCTCCCTTTGTGCTGTGGCTACGAGATCAGCGTCCCCGCCACGAAGACGTTTACCAATCAGGTTGTGACGTTTTTGTATCTGGCGTACAAGATGGCTAATAAAGATGTGCGCGAGTTGGATGCAATTCCAGATTTGATGGACAAGACTCTTGAGATGGTCGAGCCGCAGATCAAAGAGATCGCAAAAAGCATCAACGAGTGGAATGACTTGTACTGTCTCGGTTACGGCGCGACATACGCCATCGCGCTCGAAGGCGCGTTGAAGTTGAAAGAGATCACCTACGCCCACTGCGAAGGTATGCTCTCGACCGAGTTCAAACACGGACCGCTCTCCGCGGTGAGCAAGGGCTTCCCGATCATTTTCGTAGCGGGACCGAACGATGTGCCGCTCATCATCAGCGGAATCAACGAAGTGAAAGTACGCGGCGCGCGGACGATTGTCATCGCCGAAGAAGACCCGCGCCTGCGCGCCAACGCGGACAATGTGATCGCTTTGCCCAAATCCAACCCGCAAATTTCTGCGTTGCTTGGCGTTCTGCCGTTGCAGTTGCTGTCGTATCACATGTCCGTGATGCGCGGGTTCGATCCTGATTTCCCGAGGAATTTGTCGAAGACGCTGACGGTGGATTAG
- a CDS encoding DUF1786 domain-containing protein: MKILTVDIGTGTQDIFLYDSNLDIENGFKLVLPSPTMMVHRRLKKTLLSRTPILLSGHQMGGGPSAWAIEEYARAGIPVYMTPSAATTINDELEKVEALGIRIVFDDEVEGLRSKVESLELKDFDFELISKTFRDYGVSLDDLSAVAVAVFDHGNAPAGVSDRQFRFDYLDERIRAKNSLSAFAYLSNDVPKIMTRLQSVVDSAGELPCPLVIMDTAPAAVLGAMFDSNLNFHVANKIAIANQTPDMPTRMEMIVCNVGNFHTLAFRLGEKGIEGVFEHHTGEIDLLKLEALIRKLADGTLKHQDVFDDMGHGALMYTDEVFEFGRDDFDVVVTGPRRSMFRAIDHGQQTVDHRPLSIVHGQLRPYFATPFGDMMIAGCFGLLAATGEILPELGESIQRSLRSEGGRGVAPWDNVQ, encoded by the coding sequence ATGAAAATTCTGACTGTTGATATCGGCACCGGCACACAAGATATTTTCCTCTACGATTCGAATCTTGACATCGAGAACGGATTCAAACTCGTCCTGCCTTCGCCCACTATGATGGTTCATCGCCGCCTCAAAAAAACGCTTCTTTCGCGGACCCCGATCCTGCTCAGCGGACATCAAATGGGCGGCGGACCTTCGGCGTGGGCGATCGAGGAATACGCGCGGGCGGGCATTCCCGTGTACATGACACCCTCCGCCGCGACGACGATCAACGATGAGTTGGAGAAGGTGGAAGCGTTGGGGATTCGGATTGTCTTTGACGATGAGGTTGAAGGTCTCAGGTCGAAGGTTGAAAGTTTAGAGTTAAAGGATTTTGATTTTGAGTTGATCTCCAAAACGTTCAGAGATTACGGCGTCTCGTTGGATGATCTATCGGCTGTTGCGGTTGCGGTATTCGATCATGGCAATGCGCCAGCGGGAGTTTCCGACAGACAGTTTCGATTTGATTATCTCGATGAACGGATTCGTGCGAAGAATTCATTGTCGGCTTTTGCTTATTTATCGAATGATGTTCCCAAAATAATGACGCGTTTGCAATCGGTCGTGGATTCGGCAGGAGAGTTGCCCTGTCCGCTGGTGATAATGGATACGGCTCCGGCGGCGGTGTTAGGAGCAATGTTTGACTCGAACCTCAATTTCCATGTTGCAAACAAGATTGCCATTGCAAACCAAACTCCCGATATGCCTACGCGCATGGAGATGATCGTGTGTAACGTCGGCAATTTTCACACGCTGGCATTCCGTTTGGGAGAAAAGGGAATCGAGGGTGTCTTTGAACATCACACGGGCGAGATTGATCTGTTGAAGCTCGAAGCGTTAATCCGCAAACTGGCGGATGGAACGTTGAAGCATCAAGATGTGTTTGACGATATGGGTCACGGCGCGTTGATGTACACCGATGAAGTGTTTGAGTTTGGGCGAGATGATTTTGACGTGGTGGTAACGGGACCGAGGAGGTCAATGTTTCGGGCGATAGACCATGGACAACAGACCGTTGATCATCGTCCATTGTCTATTGTCCATGGTCAACTCCGACCATACTTTGCCACTCCGTTCGGTGACATGATGATCGCGGGCTGTTTCGGTCTGTTGGCGGCGACGGGGGAGATTCTGCCGGAGTTGGGCGAATCAATTCAAAGGTCGTTGCGAAGCGAGGGCGGGCGCGGAGTCGCGCCGTGGGATAATGTGCAATAA
- a CDS encoding VIT1/CCC1 transporter family protein, producing MQLSADVLQKILGFQQTEITEYHIYKRLARALGSDQNAKIIEQIADDELRHYNEWKRHSGKDVKPLWRRVWWYTFISRVFGYTFGIKLMERGEEGAQKNYSQLASVIPDAARLQHEEDVHEEKLIGMLNEERLEYAGSVVLGLNDALVELTGALAGLTLALQNVKLIALSGLITGIAAAMSMAASEYLSTRSENTTKNPIRAAVYTGLAYIVTVALLILPYLLFQNYFLDLAWALATAVIIIAVFNYYISVAKDEPFRERFLEMAGLSLSVALFSFVIGYFIRQWLGIEI from the coding sequence ATGCAACTTTCTGCAGACGTATTACAAAAAATACTTGGGTTCCAACAAACCGAGATCACCGAATATCATATTTACAAGCGGCTTGCTCGAGCGTTGGGTTCCGATCAAAACGCAAAAATCATAGAACAGATCGCCGACGACGAACTCCGCCATTACAACGAATGGAAACGACACAGCGGTAAGGATGTGAAACCTCTCTGGCGGCGGGTCTGGTGGTACACCTTTATCAGCCGCGTGTTCGGCTACACCTTCGGCATCAAACTGATGGAGCGGGGCGAGGAGGGCGCACAGAAAAACTACTCGCAACTCGCTTCGGTGATTCCCGACGCGGCGCGTTTGCAACACGAAGAAGACGTGCACGAGGAAAAATTGATCGGGATGCTCAACGAAGAACGACTCGAATACGCCGGCTCGGTGGTGCTGGGACTCAACGACGCACTGGTGGAGTTAACCGGCGCTCTTGCCGGACTTACGCTTGCTCTGCAAAATGTGAAGTTGATCGCCCTTTCGGGTTTGATCACCGGTATCGCCGCGGCGATGTCTATGGCGGCGAGCGAATATCTCTCCACGCGTTCTGAAAACACGACGAAGAATCCTATCCGCGCGGCGGTGTATACCGGACTGGCGTACATCGTCACGGTGGCATTATTGATCCTGCCGTATCTCTTGTTTCAAAATTATTTTCTCGATCTGGCGTGGGCTTTGGCTACAGCCGTGATCATCATCGCGGTATTCAACTACTATATCTCTGTGGCAAAAGACGAGCCTTTCCGTGAACGATTCCTTGAGATGGCGGGGTTGAGTCTCAGCGTAGCGCTGTTCTCGTTCGTGATCGGCTATTTCATCCGGCAATGGCTGGGGATCGAGATATAG
- a CDS encoding adenylate/guanylate cyclase domain-containing protein, protein MSNPALAEVLASYVPKLIQKRVVADPVPIESPLAEEFQAAVLFADISGFTLLTERLAERGPSGVEALARILNEYFGQLIDIINEYGGDVVKFAGDAVIAVWTIASDDGKADSVTRADQWQWTMRAAECALRVREKLTNYKAEDQNLYLKLAVSMGNITSAHVGGVFNRWEFLLTGNPLVEVGIANNLAKAGEILVTPSAWKLIRNDSLAEPIEFELKENIAQGGRLNGLNKPSSIFKTPEAPVISGGVENSLRPYIPGAIINRLTAGQTAWIAELRRVTVLFINLPDLDQTTNLELSQQIAKLLQRSVYRYEGSINKINVDDKGITLVAALGLPPFSHEDDPARGVLAALTIRRELKALNVRSFIGVATGRIFCGSVGNETRREYTTIGNAVNLSARLMAAAGSQDELTAKYGIPILCDRATYDSAKEAIEFQTLPPQQVKGRNEPVEAFHPLDAKKSVIRPKAELIGRHEEKITLGDALQELSRGAPNQTIIFQGETGIGKSRLFEDLIRQAETLRVKTFRGEGDAIEKASPYHAWRGIFHHILGLDELLAKPELSEGDRLEVQSRIEARLDEVEPDLARYAPLLGVLLPAPIPDNDLTSAMTGEIRAGNTREVLARLLSHLAQEEPLLVVMEDLHWFDSASWALLADVQQKVRPILLALNTRPLTEPVPQIFRQILETPETRLLLLEAMSLDDVESLVCQRLGVRSIPSAISSLIREKSEGHPFFAEELAYALRDAGLVIVEGDEARINDRFTSFDDLALPDTLQAAITNRIDSLAPSQQLTLKVASVIGRIFTFRVLQAIYPIDSDKPALRQYMEALTQLSLTMIESDAPDLSYIFKHAVTQEVAYNLMLFSQRRQLHQSVAEWIEKSNEGNIESYFNLLAYHWSQAAELTDVSRNQHAIQKAVEYLEKAGDQAVQNYANREAIQYFTQALNWEEKLTQPKDRLAARDRRVRRARWHGKIGLAYYGLGVLPDCNTHIRKALRELGHRLPESSAMFALGLLPPLVRQIFHWIVPSRIGSAHGREREIALETARLYEFLGRMYFYSNESLPIMYCILHFLNYAEKAGISPELADANSGMAVLAGFAQLHRLAETYVDRAISIAKIVNRPSNLITVNVVTSLFDISVGKWDNVRRKTESAKEICEELGDSRQWGDSTVLLAESAFISGDIPYAMHMQEILLEDARRRKSPLHIGWGLSGLAWNKLRMGDEAATIPMLTEALQILEEIPNRASSINTNAQMGLAYLRLEENDKALHYADNVLGFAEGISPTVYALVMGFAAVAEVYFTLWNASLDATGGLDPQRLKVSSGKALTLLRAFKKVFPIGGPPLAYYQGWQEALTGKPRKAMKTWQKGLESALKFNLPYEEGLIRLQLGRWREDSVEKGEHIARAIQIFEKMGAARELESALKMKEALSRP, encoded by the coding sequence ATGTCCAACCCTGCGCTGGCGGAAGTGCTTGCCAGTTACGTCCCAAAACTGATTCAAAAAAGAGTCGTCGCCGACCCTGTCCCTATCGAATCGCCGCTGGCGGAGGAGTTCCAAGCGGCGGTTTTATTCGCCGATATTTCAGGCTTCACCCTGCTGACCGAGCGCCTCGCCGAACGCGGACCCTCCGGCGTCGAAGCCCTCGCCCGCATCCTCAACGAATACTTCGGGCAGTTGATAGACATCATCAACGAATACGGCGGGGATGTGGTGAAGTTTGCCGGCGACGCGGTCATCGCGGTGTGGACTATCGCCTCAGACGACGGGAAGGCTGATTCAGTCACCCGCGCGGACCAGTGGCAGTGGACAATGCGCGCCGCCGAGTGTGCGCTCCGAGTCCGCGAGAAACTCACTAACTACAAAGCCGAAGATCAAAACCTTTACCTCAAACTCGCGGTCAGCATGGGCAACATCACCTCCGCGCATGTAGGCGGCGTATTCAACCGTTGGGAATTTTTGCTCACCGGCAATCCGCTCGTGGAAGTGGGTATTGCCAACAACCTCGCCAAAGCCGGAGAGATTCTCGTCACGCCTTCCGCGTGGAAACTCATCCGCAACGACAGCCTTGCCGAGCCGATCGAGTTTGAATTGAAAGAGAACATTGCCCAAGGCGGGCGTCTGAACGGACTCAACAAACCTTCCTCCATTTTCAAGACGCCCGAAGCGCCGGTTATTTCAGGCGGCGTGGAAAATTCACTGCGCCCCTACATCCCCGGCGCGATCATCAATCGCCTTACCGCCGGTCAAACCGCGTGGATTGCCGAATTGCGGCGCGTGACCGTGCTTTTCATCAACCTGCCTGATCTCGACCAAACCACAAATCTTGAATTGTCTCAGCAGATCGCTAAATTGCTCCAGCGTTCGGTGTATCGCTATGAAGGGAGCATCAACAAGATCAACGTGGACGATAAAGGCATTACGCTCGTTGCCGCGTTAGGTCTGCCGCCGTTTTCGCATGAAGACGATCCGGCGCGCGGCGTGTTAGCCGCGCTTACGATTCGGCGGGAACTCAAAGCCCTCAACGTCCGCAGTTTCATCGGGGTTGCCACCGGGCGGATCTTCTGCGGGTCGGTGGGCAACGAGACGCGACGCGAATACACCACCATCGGCAATGCAGTCAACCTTTCGGCGCGGTTGATGGCGGCGGCAGGTTCGCAGGATGAATTGACAGCGAAATACGGCATCCCGATTCTGTGCGACCGCGCGACCTACGACAGCGCCAAAGAGGCGATCGAATTCCAAACGCTTCCGCCTCAACAGGTAAAAGGTCGGAATGAACCGGTCGAGGCGTTCCATCCGCTGGACGCGAAGAAAAGCGTTATCCGCCCGAAAGCGGAACTGATCGGGCGTCACGAAGAAAAGATCACGCTGGGAGACGCGTTGCAAGAGTTATCGCGCGGCGCGCCAAACCAGACGATCATATTTCAAGGTGAGACGGGTATCGGCAAATCGCGTTTGTTCGAGGACTTGATTCGTCAAGCGGAGACCTTGCGCGTGAAGACGTTTCGCGGCGAAGGCGATGCCATCGAGAAAGCCAGCCCCTATCATGCGTGGCGTGGAATTTTTCATCATATCCTTGGGTTAGATGAACTTCTTGCCAAGCCGGAGTTGAGCGAGGGGGACCGCCTCGAAGTTCAATCCAGGATCGAAGCGCGGCTCGATGAGGTTGAACCAGATCTGGCGCGTTATGCTCCATTGCTGGGCGTGCTTTTACCGGCTCCGATCCCCGATAATGATTTGACTTCCGCCATGACAGGCGAGATTCGCGCGGGCAACACGCGTGAAGTGTTGGCGCGTCTGTTAAGCCATCTCGCGCAGGAAGAGCCGCTGTTGGTCGTGATGGAGGATTTGCACTGGTTCGATTCGGCTTCGTGGGCGCTGCTTGCCGATGTACAGCAAAAAGTGAGACCCATCCTGCTTGCGCTCAATACGCGCCCGTTGACAGAGCCTGTCCCACAGATCTTCAGGCAGATCCTTGAAACGCCGGAGACGCGACTCCTTCTTCTTGAAGCCATGTCGTTGGATGATGTCGAATCGCTGGTTTGTCAGCGGTTGGGTGTGAGATCCATCCCCTCCGCCATTAGTAGTTTGATTCGCGAAAAATCGGAGGGACATCCCTTCTTTGCGGAGGAACTTGCCTACGCGTTGCGCGACGCCGGGTTGGTGATCGTAGAGGGCGATGAAGCGAGAATCAACGACCGCTTCACGAGTTTCGATGACCTTGCGTTGCCGGATACGCTTCAAGCCGCGATCACGAACCGTATTGATAGCCTCGCTCCATCTCAACAACTGACGTTGAAAGTTGCCAGCGTGATCGGGCGTATCTTCACCTTCCGCGTGCTTCAAGCGATCTACCCCATTGATTCGGATAAACCAGCCTTGCGCCAATATATGGAAGCGCTTACGCAATTAAGTCTCACGATGATCGAATCGGATGCGCCGGATCTGTCGTACATTTTCAAACACGCCGTCACACAGGAAGTGGCATATAACCTAATGCTGTTCTCTCAGCGCCGGCAGTTACATCAATCGGTGGCGGAATGGATCGAGAAAAGCAACGAAGGTAACATCGAATCCTATTTCAACTTGCTTGCTTATCACTGGTCGCAAGCCGCAGAATTGACCGATGTATCGCGCAACCAACATGCCATTCAGAAAGCCGTAGAGTACCTTGAAAAAGCTGGCGATCAGGCAGTGCAAAATTACGCCAACCGAGAAGCGATTCAATACTTTACTCAGGCGTTGAATTGGGAGGAAAAACTCACCCAGCCGAAAGACAGGCTGGCGGCGCGCGACCGGCGCGTGCGCCGTGCGCGCTGGCACGGCAAGATCGGCTTGGCGTATTACGGTTTGGGAGTATTGCCCGATTGCAATACGCACATCCGCAAAGCCTTGCGAGAACTTGGGCATCGCCTCCCAGAATCCAGCGCGATGTTTGCGTTGGGGCTTCTTCCTCCGCTTGTGCGCCAGATATTCCATTGGATCGTCCCCTCCCGTATCGGCTCCGCGCACGGACGCGAGCGAGAGATCGCGCTTGAAACTGCGCGGCTCTATGAATTTCTGGGACGGATGTATTTCTACTCCAACGAATCCCTGCCGATCATGTATTGCATCCTGCACTTCTTGAATTATGCCGAGAAAGCCGGTATCTCGCCCGAGCTTGCCGATGCAAACTCCGGCATGGCGGTCTTGGCGGGCTTTGCCCAATTGCACCGCCTCGCAGAAACGTACGTAGACCGCGCTATTTCCATTGCAAAGATCGTAAACCGTCCATCCAATCTCATCACTGTCAATGTGGTCACAAGTTTATTCGATATTTCGGTCGGAAAATGGGACAACGTACGCCGCAAAACAGAAAGCGCCAAGGAGATCTGCGAAGAACTGGGCGACTCGCGTCAATGGGGAGATTCTACCGTGCTGTTGGCTGAGAGCGCGTTCATCTCCGGGGATATTCCGTACGCGATGCACATGCAGGAAATTTTGCTGGAGGACGCGCGCCGCAGGAAGAGTCCGCTTCACATTGGGTGGGGGCTATCCGGGCTGGCGTGGAACAAACTCCGCATGGGGGATGAAGCGGCAACCATCCCCATGCTCACAGAAGCGCTGCAAATCCTAGAAGAGATTCCCAACCGCGCGTCTTCCATTAACACGAACGCGCAAATGGGCCTCGCTTATCTTCGTCTGGAAGAAAACGACAAGGCGCTTCACTATGCCGACAACGTGTTGGGATTCGCCGAAGGGATTTCGCCGACCGTCTACGCGTTGGTGATGGGATTCGCCGCCGTAGCGGAGGTGTACTTCACGCTGTGGAACGCTTCGCTCGACGCGACGGGCGGGCTGGATCCTCAGCGGTTGAAGGTTTCCTCCGGGAAAGCGTTGACGCTCCTGCGCGCGTTCAAAAAAGTTTTCCCCATCGGCGGACCTCCTCTTGCTTATTATCAGGGCTGGCAAGAAGCGCTGACCGGTAAACCTCGCAAGGCGATGAAAACGTGGCAAAAGGGATTGGAATCCGCGTTGAAATTCAACCTGCCCTATGAAGAGGGATTGATTCGACTCCAACTTGGGCGCTGGCGCGAAGACTCAGTCGAAAAAGGCGAACACATCGCGCGCGCGATCCAGATCTTCGAGAAAATGGGCGCGGCGCGCGAGTTGGAATCCGCGTTGAAGATGAAGGAAGCGTTGAGCCGCCCCTGA
- a CDS encoding methyltransferase domain-containing protein, translating to MTAQRGEGAYREYVLRYYNRFSNLYDLGEFMRHRTRRKAFELSGWQPGESVLDLCTGTGGLALAFASRGANVVGVDLARGMLKRASTKKYASSVNWLEMDATRLAFPKATFDVSVLSLALHHMPEAAQINVLSELRRVTRRRIVLIEPEVPVKPSWFRAWAFVASVIDESEYMHEWVRQDLVGTCEKAGLRVEGVETSRFWIHRFLLCNPT from the coding sequence ATGACTGCACAGCGCGGCGAGGGAGCCTACCGGGAATACGTTCTCCGTTATTACAATCGTTTTTCTAATTTATATGATCTGGGCGAGTTCATGCGCCATCGAACGCGCCGCAAAGCGTTTGAGTTAAGCGGCTGGCAACCCGGCGAAAGCGTGCTTGATCTTTGCACCGGCACCGGTGGGCTCGCCCTCGCCTTTGCTTCACGCGGCGCGAACGTGGTCGGGGTTGATCTTGCGCGCGGTATGTTGAAGCGCGCTTCTACCAAAAAATACGCATCAAGTGTAAATTGGTTGGAGATGGATGCCACGCGGCTTGCTTTCCCCAAGGCGACATTCGATGTATCCGTGTTGTCGCTGGCGTTGCATCACATGCCGGAAGCGGCGCAAATAAATGTGCTGAGCGAGTTACGCCGTGTTACTCGCCGCAGAATCGTCCTCATTGAACCGGAAGTGCCGGTCAAGCCGAGTTGGTTCCGCGCCTGGGCGTTCGTCGCGTCGGTGATCGACGAATCGGAATACATGCACGAATGGGTGCGGCAGGATTTGGTCGGCACATGCGAAAAGGCGGGTTTGCGCGTGGAAGGCGTCGAAACATCTCGGTTTTGGATTCATCGTTTTCTACTTTGCAATCCAACTTAA
- a CDS encoding zinc-binding dehydrogenase, with translation MKTVRLIEFNKPLEMQEIPIPAISEKDILVRVRAAGICHSDAHYRAGRSAMGFMPITLGHEVAGTVEKLGAHVTNVKSGDRVCLHYNLTCGDCYYCSTGNEQFCSAVKMLGHHMDGGYAEFIAVSARNAILLPDEIPFEQGATLMCASATALHALRKSRLHAGETAAIFGVGGLGLSAIQIARAMGAVEVYAVDIKRDKLELASEYNAIPIDASRVDAVEEIRKLTKGRGVNVAVEMIGLRKTMEQAIDSLGNLGRAVMVGLNQQPISINTYAQILGKEAEIIGSNDHLLSELPLLVEWARRKVLDTSRVVSQVIPLDAEKINQRLDDLENFTDDVRAVIVP, from the coding sequence ATGAAAACCGTTCGACTGATCGAGTTCAATAAACCGCTGGAAATGCAGGAAATCCCGATTCCCGCCATCAGCGAAAAGGACATCCTCGTGCGCGTGCGCGCGGCGGGCATCTGTCACTCGGACGCGCACTACCGCGCCGGACGTTCGGCGATGGGATTCATGCCGATCACGCTCGGACATGAAGTTGCCGGCACGGTGGAGAAGTTGGGCGCGCACGTGACGAACGTCAAAAGCGGCGATCGCGTCTGTTTGCATTACAACCTCACCTGCGGCGATTGTTATTATTGCAGTACGGGCAATGAGCAATTTTGCAGCGCAGTGAAGATGCTCGGTCATCACATGGACGGCGGCTACGCGGAGTTCATCGCTGTCTCAGCGCGGAATGCAATTCTTCTTCCAGATGAGATTCCCTTTGAACAGGGCGCGACATTGATGTGCGCCTCGGCGACGGCTCTACACGCGTTACGCAAAAGCAGGCTTCACGCCGGGGAAACTGCGGCAATCTTCGGCGTGGGTGGACTCGGTCTTTCCGCCATTCAAATTGCGCGGGCGATGGGCGCGGTGGAAGTCTACGCGGTGGACATCAAGCGCGACAAGCTCGAACTCGCCTCCGAATACAACGCCATCCCCATCGACGCAAGCCGCGTGGACGCGGTGGAGGAAATCCGCAAGTTGACGAAGGGACGCGGCGTGAATGTCGCAGTGGAGATGATCGGTTTGCGGAAAACGATGGAGCAGGCGATTGACAGTCTTGGCAATCTCGGTCGCGCGGTGATGGTGGGCTTGAATCAACAACCCATTTCGATCAACACGTACGCGCAGATTCTCGGCAAAGAGGCGGAGATCATCGGCTCGAACGATCACTTGTTGAGCGAACTGCCTTTGCTCGTGGAATGGGCTCGGCGCAAAGTTTTAGATACTTCGCGCGTCGTGTCGCAAGTCATTCCGCTGGATGCTGAGAAAATCAATCAACGTTTGGATGATTTGGAAAATTTCACTGACGATGTGCGCGCAGTGATCGTGCCATGA
- a CDS encoding phosphatase PAP2 family protein: MQPPLKKRLLIVSLALLIQFNYSIATRVLTGGIIPKLPIDVFPLSVIWVIPYALWYPIVYAGGTWLLLKSDARLFKAFAAGFTLTCILGVLTFYFFPTYIIDPPLPGADFFSKTLLFLQSIDGDYAAFPSAHVYVTTIFALFYSRWYPKFRWLWFFIYVMISLSTLLTHQHYILDVVGGTVYAWIGYRFGLWWVERARFNTLQHTG; encoded by the coding sequence ATGCAGCCACCTTTGAAAAAACGTTTACTTATCGTCTCTCTGGCGTTACTGATCCAATTCAATTACTCGATCGCCACGCGCGTGCTGACCGGCGGCATCATCCCCAAACTGCCGATAGATGTCTTCCCGCTCTCGGTGATCTGGGTCATCCCGTACGCGCTTTGGTACCCGATCGTCTACGCCGGCGGCACGTGGCTGTTATTGAAAAGCGACGCGCGCCTGTTCAAGGCGTTTGCCGCGGGCTTCACATTAACCTGCATCCTCGGTGTGTTGACCTTTTATTTTTTCCCAACCTACATCATTGACCCGCCATTGCCCGGCGCCGACTTCTTCTCGAAGACCCTGCTCTTCCTGCAATCCATTGACGGGGATTACGCGGCATTCCCCAGCGCGCACGTCTACGTGACCACAATCTTTGCCCTCTTTTACAGCCGGTGGTATCCAAAGTTCCGCTGGCTGTGGTTCTTTATTTATGTGATGATCTCGCTTTCCACCTTGCTCACACACCAGCATTACATCCTCGATGTGGTCGGAGGCACCGTCTACGCATGGATCGGATATCGCTTCGGCTTGTGGTGGGTGGAGCGCGCTCGATTTAACACACTTCAACACACGGGATGA